The Arachis hypogaea cultivar Tifrunner chromosome 19, arahy.Tifrunner.gnm2.J5K5, whole genome shotgun sequence genome has a window encoding:
- the LOC112775945 gene encoding UPF0481 protein At3g47200 yields MESEEEGYAPSWIIERLQKAEESRAKLAGDASNVSNSRIRRTPEYLAERAEFRRYYFPQLIAIGPVHLDRRINHLQGEPFKEAWTTMYLTDTNQSVNDLYNTIFRESELLKEIRQLHGEDMWQRMSYYYSGYGTDTYEFIRWLLVVDGCSILHLLEKSGDSVDPQRDLNISVDKLVRMYQDLLIMDNQIPFKVLRLFCKDEARLEKCLRNFLQVHGIKTAPELGKGKKNTQEAAQELKLVVQGDDEDPVHLLDYLRRALLMRDLDTIHKEIPAAEMKNKRRSLHLTKYRIGSIRELKAAGISLRRHSDGNSIYPSFEAGILHLPELVVDGTTPHIFLNLVAYEMSHSDNDFEISSYLVFLSSLVDQPEDVKELRMAGILINELASDKEVSDLFNKMDIILVPETPWFANIRDQIHSHFESKRGRIRMLSWMGEASNTFFRSPWTIIALLAATLGLVLTFIQTWFAIHPKAS; encoded by the coding sequence ATGGAGTCCGAGGAGGAAGGATATGCACCGTCTTGGATAATAGAGCGATTGCAGAAAGCAGAAGAATCGAGGGCGAAATTAGCGGGAGATGCTAGCAATGTTTCAAATTCTAGAATACGAAGAACTCCCGAATACTTGGCTGAAAGGGCCGAGTTTAGAAGATATTATTTTCCACAGCTCATTGCAATTGGTCCGGTTCATCTAGACAGACGAATAAACCATCTCCAAGGAGAGCCATTCAAGGAAGCTTGGACAACCATGTATCTTACGGATACTAATCAATCTGTCAATGATCTATATAACACAATATTCCGTGAATCAGAACTGCTCAAAGAAATAAGGCAGCTGCATGGAGAAGATATGTGGCAACGCATGTCTTATTACTACAGCGGCTATGGGACAGACACGTACGAGTTCATCAGATGGTTATTAGTAGTGGATGGATGTTCTATTCTTCATTTGTTGGAAAAATCAGGAGACTCAGTTGATCCCCAGCGAGATCTAAACATTAGCGTCGACAAGCTTGTACGGATGTACCAGGATCTTCTTATAATGGACAACCAAATTCCTTTTAAAGTGCTGAGGCTCTTCTGCAAAGATGAAGCCAGGCTTGAGAAATGCCTCCGCAACTTCCTTCAAGTTCATGGTATTAAGACGGCACCCGAGCTCGGAAAGGGAAAGAAGAACACACAAGAAGCAGCACAAGAACTCAAACTAGTTGTCCAGGGAGATGATGAGGATCCTGTCCATCTTCTAGATTATCTACGGAGGGCCCTCTTGATGAGAGACCTCGACACAATCCATAAAGAGATTCCGGCGGCCGAGATGAAGAACAAGAGGAGATCCTTGCACCTTACAAAGTACAGGATTGGAAGCATACGAGAACTGAAGGCAGCTGGGATTAGTTTGAGAAGACATTCGGATGGAAACTCAATCTATCCCAGCTTTGAAGCTGGGATATTACATCTTCCAGAGCTAGTTGTGGATGGCACAACGCCTCATATATTCCTCAACCTAGTAGCCTATGAGATGAGTCATTCTGACAACGACTTTGAGATCAGTTCATATTTAGTCTTTCTGAGCTCTCTCGTTGACCAGCCGGAGGATGTGAAGGAGCTGAGAATGGCTGGCATACTTATCAATGAACTTGCAAGTGACAAAGAAGTGTCTGATCTGTTCAATAAGATGGACATTATTTTGGTGCCTGAGACACCGTGGTTTGCTAATATCAGAGACCAAATCCATTCACATTTTGAGTCCAAACGAGGCAGGATCAGAATGCTGTCTTGGATGGGAGAGGCCTCTAACACGTTTTTTCGCTCGCCATGGACCATCATTGCTTTGTTGGCTGCCACACTTGGCCTTGTTCTCACATTCATCCAGACATGGTTTGCCATCCATCCGAAAGCTTCCTAA